The following are encoded in a window of Allosphingosinicella indica genomic DNA:
- a CDS encoding alpha-ketoglutarate-dependent dioxygenase AlkB yields the protein MSAQQSDLFGSTFPNGFQLWEGLIQEGEEEALKREIDASGLAPFRFQQWLGKRLTASYGWHYDFERQRLAPANPLPDWLTALRIRIAARAKRDADALAQVLLTRYDPGAGIGWHRDRPDFDEIFGVSLGAEAALRFRRRSVRGFERATVPIPPRSLYCLSGPVRTEWEHSIAPIAACRWSITFRTLARSHPET from the coding sequence ATGTCCGCGCAACAGTCCGACCTTTTCGGGAGCACCTTCCCCAACGGCTTCCAGCTGTGGGAAGGCTTGATCCAGGAAGGCGAAGAAGAGGCGCTCAAGCGCGAGATCGACGCGAGCGGCTTGGCACCGTTTCGCTTCCAGCAATGGCTCGGCAAGCGGCTTACCGCGTCTTACGGCTGGCACTATGACTTCGAGCGCCAGCGCCTCGCTCCAGCAAATCCCCTCCCGGACTGGCTGACGGCGCTCAGAATTCGCATCGCCGCTCGCGCGAAGCGGGATGCCGACGCCTTGGCGCAGGTCCTCCTCACGCGCTACGATCCGGGCGCGGGTATCGGGTGGCACCGCGACCGCCCCGACTTCGACGAGATATTCGGTGTGTCGCTCGGCGCCGAAGCGGCGCTCCGCTTCCGCCGTCGCAGCGTCCGCGGCTTCGAGCGCGCGACCGTGCCGATTCCGCCTCGCTCGCTATACTGCCTGTCCGGCCCTGTGCGAACGGAGTGGGAGCATAGCATCGCCCCGATCGCAGCCTGCCGATGGTCGATCACGTTCAGGACGCTCGCGCGCAGCCATCCTGAGACCTGA
- a CDS encoding YerC/YecD family TrpR-related protein produces MSSVKSSQDLTDDLCDALLTPADREAMLRLLRDLCTPAEVHSLAERWHVARLLTTGMSYREIHEATGVSTTTVVRVARFLNQEPHQGYRDAIAALEARDADR; encoded by the coding sequence GTGTCCTCTGTCAAGTCTTCGCAGGATCTTACCGACGATCTGTGCGACGCCCTGCTCACCCCGGCGGACCGGGAAGCGATGCTGCGGCTGCTGCGCGACCTTTGTACGCCAGCGGAGGTGCACAGCCTGGCCGAGCGTTGGCATGTCGCGCGACTGCTCACCACAGGCATGTCCTACCGGGAAATCCATGAGGCTACTGGTGTCAGCACAACCACGGTCGTTCGCGTGGCCCGGTTCCTCAACCAGGAGCCCCACCAGGGCTATCGCGATGCCATCGCCGCGCTGGAGGCCCGCGATGCGGACCGATGA
- the hisG gene encoding ATP phosphoribosyltransferase has protein sequence MRTDDSRLHIAIQKSGRLAEQSRRLLRDAGLRLQEGKNALTARIENFPADLMYVRDDDIPTFVADGVCELGIVGSNVLREFELAERDSRYEILSPLGFGRCALKLAAAATSDWHGLADLGEARIATSYPHIVRDFLEQRQIAATVVTMNGAVELAPRLGIAPFICDLVSTGATLEANGLRPLETLFESEAVLVRTRGALDEARQETMNGLVRRIGGVLATKESKYIMLNAPEAALPAISALLPGAEAPTILPLHARPGQFAVHAVCQESVFWETLHKLKANGASAILVLPIEKMML, from the coding sequence ATGCGGACCGATGACAGTCGCCTGCACATCGCGATCCAGAAATCGGGCCGGCTCGCCGAGCAGAGTCGCCGGCTGCTGCGCGACGCGGGGCTCCGCCTGCAGGAGGGTAAGAACGCCCTCACCGCGCGGATCGAGAATTTTCCGGCCGACCTTATGTATGTCCGAGACGATGACATCCCGACCTTCGTCGCCGACGGGGTTTGCGAGCTCGGGATCGTGGGCAGCAATGTTTTGCGCGAGTTCGAGCTCGCCGAGCGCGACAGCCGGTACGAGATCCTCTCGCCGCTGGGCTTCGGACGCTGCGCGCTCAAGCTTGCGGCCGCGGCTACAAGCGACTGGCACGGCCTCGCCGACCTAGGCGAAGCCCGCATCGCCACGTCCTATCCCCACATCGTGCGCGATTTCCTCGAGCAGCGGCAGATCGCCGCCACCGTGGTCACCATGAACGGCGCGGTCGAACTCGCACCGCGTCTCGGCATCGCGCCGTTCATCTGCGATCTCGTCTCGACCGGCGCGACGCTCGAGGCGAACGGGCTTCGGCCGCTCGAGACATTGTTCGAAAGCGAAGCGGTACTGGTCCGCACCCGCGGCGCGCTCGATGAAGCGCGGCAAGAGACCATGAACGGCCTCGTCCGCCGCATCGGCGGCGTCCTCGCCACCAAGGAGTCCAAATATATCATGCTCAACGCGCCGGAAGCGGCGCTGCCGGCGATCAGCGCGCTGCTTCCCGGCGCCGAGGCACCCACCATCCTTCCGCTTCATGCGCGGCCGGGCCAATTCGCGGTGCATGCGGTCTGCCAGGAGTCGGTCTTCTGGGAGACGCTCCACAAGCTGAAGGCCAATGGCGCATCGGCCATTCTCGTCCTTCCCATCGAGAAGATGATGCTGTGA
- the hisD gene encoding histidinol dehydrogenase: MKILDWERLDAADRAAALVRPAQRSKAGLRDAVRSIVEDVRDGGWDALAEIAIRIDETPPQRLAVGPAAEAARRELADKDQAAIALAARNIAAFHDACRPRDVTVETMPGLNVAKVWRPIERIGLYIPGGATPLFSTLLMLALPARAAGVPELVVVAPPATGGLDPAIALAAEYCGIDAIWTVGGAQAIAALAFGAGDIPRVDKICGPGNAWVAAAKALVASMAGGPAIDLPAGPSELLVIADAGADPATIAADLLSQAEHDAAAQVLLATDSADVAARVAAELERQLPLLPRVETARSALRNGRILLTRDLDEAVTIANLYAPEHLALAVADPAPLLERVRNAGAVFVGRHAAETFGDYLAGSSHVLPTDGAARAWSGISVHSFLKAITVQSIDAAAAAAIAAPAAALARLEGLEAHARAAEARAEQVAA, encoded by the coding sequence GTGAAGATCCTGGACTGGGAGAGGTTGGACGCGGCGGACCGCGCCGCCGCGCTGGTGCGGCCGGCCCAGCGCAGCAAGGCTGGACTGCGTGACGCCGTGCGATCGATCGTCGAGGATGTCCGCGACGGAGGATGGGACGCGCTGGCCGAGATCGCCATCCGCATCGACGAGACGCCTCCGCAGCGGCTTGCCGTCGGACCCGCGGCGGAAGCCGCCCGCCGCGAGCTGGCCGACAAGGATCAAGCCGCGATCGCGCTCGCCGCTCGCAACATCGCCGCCTTTCATGATGCCTGCCGGCCGCGCGACGTGACCGTCGAAACGATGCCCGGCCTCAATGTCGCCAAGGTCTGGCGCCCGATCGAGCGCATCGGTCTCTACATCCCGGGCGGAGCGACACCGCTCTTCTCGACACTGCTCATGCTGGCGCTTCCAGCGCGCGCGGCAGGCGTGCCCGAGCTCGTCGTCGTGGCGCCGCCGGCTACAGGCGGCCTCGATCCCGCGATCGCCCTTGCCGCAGAGTATTGCGGCATCGACGCGATCTGGACGGTGGGCGGCGCTCAGGCGATCGCAGCGCTCGCCTTCGGCGCTGGCGACATCCCGCGGGTCGACAAGATCTGTGGCCCCGGAAACGCATGGGTCGCCGCGGCGAAGGCGCTGGTGGCGAGCATGGCCGGAGGCCCGGCGATCGACCTTCCGGCAGGCCCGAGCGAATTGCTGGTCATCGCCGATGCCGGCGCCGACCCCGCGACGATCGCCGCCGACCTACTGAGCCAGGCCGAGCATGATGCCGCGGCGCAAGTGCTCCTGGCCACCGATAGCGCGGATGTCGCGGCGCGCGTCGCAGCCGAACTGGAGCGCCAGCTGCCCTTGCTGCCGCGCGTGGAGACGGCCCGAAGCGCCCTTCGCAACGGGCGCATCCTCCTGACGCGCGATCTCGACGAGGCCGTCACTATCGCCAATCTCTATGCGCCCGAGCATCTCGCGCTTGCCGTGGCCGATCCCGCGCCGTTGCTCGAACGGGTGCGCAACGCCGGAGCGGTCTTCGTCGGGCGCCATGCCGCCGAGACGTTCGGCGACTATCTCGCCGGCTCGAGCCATGTCCTTCCGACCGACGGCGCCGCGCGCGCCTGGAGCGGCATATCGGTGCACAGCTTCCTGAAGGCGATTACGGTCCAGTCGATCGATGCCGCCGCCGCCGCCGCGATCGCCGCGCCTGCCGCGGCGCTGGCCCGGCTGGAAGGTCTCGAAGCCCATGCGCGCGCCGCCGAGGCGCGCGCCGAACAGGTGGCGGCATGA
- the hisC gene encoding histidinol-phosphate transaminase — MTCLAERLARPEIVALGDFDIPPRAVPGDTIKLDANENPFEPLGPAALAASVNRYPEPQPARLKAMLASLYGVDPDALVVTRGADDAIDMLIRAFCRPGDDAILIAPPTFTAYAHFARLQGARVVEHYLGPDFALDAQGFVAAARATPSLKLAFLCSPDNPTGGIVAADTLCAIADALPETILVVDEAYIEFSCAESVAREAVRRPNLVVLRTLSKAFGLAGARIGAAIGSRALIALAARALPPYPLSSLSIAAALDALAPERRRLHADRIARIIAERARMAERLRRASGLDRVRDGGGNFLFLEAKDPAKLRESFAAAGILARFRETAAPGGVRLTIGTRAENDAVLAALGIGDSPVGSRRADIARDTNETRIAVAIDLDAAAPRRIDTGVPFFDHMLDQVAAHGGFSLLLTCTGDLHVDAHHCIEDCAIAFGSALSKALGDRSGIGRYGFSLPMDEARAEILLDLSGRPYSLFEGSFAATHIGAYPTMMTAHVFRSFADALRATVHVRVAGEDDHHKTEACFKALGRALRQAIRREAGGVPSTKGLL; from the coding sequence ATGACCTGCCTCGCCGAACGGCTCGCGCGGCCAGAAATCGTTGCGCTGGGGGATTTCGACATCCCGCCGCGCGCAGTGCCGGGCGACACGATCAAGCTCGATGCTAATGAAAATCCCTTCGAGCCGCTGGGACCCGCTGCGCTCGCCGCCAGCGTCAACCGCTATCCCGAGCCGCAGCCCGCCCGGCTGAAGGCCATGCTGGCGAGCCTCTATGGCGTCGATCCCGACGCGCTCGTCGTCACGCGCGGCGCTGACGATGCGATCGACATGCTGATCCGCGCCTTCTGCCGTCCGGGAGATGATGCGATCCTGATCGCGCCGCCGACCTTCACGGCCTATGCGCATTTCGCCCGGCTCCAGGGCGCCCGCGTCGTCGAGCATTACCTTGGCCCCGACTTCGCGCTGGATGCGCAAGGCTTCGTCGCTGCCGCACGCGCGACGCCTAGCCTCAAACTCGCCTTCCTCTGCTCGCCCGACAATCCGACCGGCGGAATCGTCGCTGCCGACACCCTGTGCGCGATCGCGGACGCGCTCCCCGAGACGATTCTCGTCGTCGACGAGGCCTATATCGAATTCTCCTGTGCCGAGAGCGTCGCGCGCGAGGCTGTCCGCCGGCCCAATCTCGTTGTGCTACGGACCCTGTCCAAGGCCTTTGGCCTCGCCGGGGCACGGATCGGAGCTGCGATCGGAAGCCGGGCGTTGATCGCGCTCGCCGCACGCGCCTTGCCGCCCTATCCGCTGTCGAGCCTTTCCATCGCCGCTGCGCTCGACGCGCTCGCGCCGGAACGGCGCAGACTCCATGCCGATCGCATCGCGCGCATCATCGCAGAACGCGCGCGCATGGCTGAGCGGCTGCGTCGCGCCTCCGGCCTCGACCGGGTTCGCGACGGCGGCGGCAATTTCCTGTTTCTCGAGGCGAAGGATCCCGCGAAGCTCAGGGAAAGTTTCGCTGCTGCCGGCATCCTTGCCCGCTTCCGCGAAACGGCGGCACCCGGCGGTGTCCGCCTGACGATCGGCACGCGCGCGGAGAATGACGCGGTGCTCGCCGCGCTGGGCATCGGCGACAGTCCGGTCGGATCGCGGCGCGCCGACATCGCGCGCGACACCAACGAAACCCGCATTGCCGTCGCAATCGACCTGGATGCTGCCGCGCCGCGCCGCATCGACACCGGCGTCCCCTTCTTCGACCATATGCTCGACCAGGTCGCAGCCCATGGCGGCTTCTCGCTGCTGCTGACCTGCACGGGCGATCTTCACGTCGATGCGCATCACTGCATCGAGGATTGCGCGATCGCATTCGGATCGGCGCTGTCCAAGGCGCTGGGCGACCGGAGCGGTATCGGCCGCTACGGCTTCTCGTTGCCGATGGACGAAGCGCGCGCCGAAATTCTGCTCGACCTGTCCGGCCGGCCGTACAGCCTGTTCGAGGGCAGCTTCGCCGCGACGCATATCGGCGCCTATCCGACGATGATGACCGCGCATGTCTTTCGCTCGTTCGCCGATGCGCTCCGCGCGACGGTCCATGTGCGCGTCGCGGGAGAGGACGACCATCACAAGACCGAAGCCTGTTTCAAGGCGCTCGGCCGGGCGCTGCGCCAGGCGATCCGCCGCGAGGCGGGAGGCGTCCCCAGCACCAAGGGCCTCCTGTGA
- the hisH gene encoding imidazole glycerol phosphate synthase subunit HisH, whose product MLAIVDLGCGNLGSVRAGFERLGLAPVTTCDPGAIAAADRIVLPGVGAAGYAMARIHALGLAEVIQQLRQPLLGICLGMQLLFERSEEGGTACLGILPGTVRALKSARGLPVPHMGWNSLARAESGFGLDAGDHLYFAHSFACDASAATTAEVVYGRTIAALVASNNVWGAQFHPERSAEPGARFLKAWLSQ is encoded by the coding sequence ATGCTTGCGATCGTCGATCTCGGCTGCGGCAACCTCGGGTCCGTCCGCGCCGGCTTCGAGCGTCTCGGCCTGGCGCCGGTTACGACCTGCGATCCGGGCGCGATCGCGGCCGCCGACCGCATCGTGTTGCCCGGGGTGGGCGCCGCCGGCTACGCCATGGCACGCATCCATGCGCTGGGACTGGCGGAAGTGATCCAACAGTTACGCCAGCCACTGCTCGGCATCTGCCTCGGCATGCAATTGCTCTTCGAGCGAAGCGAGGAAGGCGGCACCGCCTGTCTCGGCATCCTGCCCGGCACCGTGCGCGCATTGAAGAGCGCGCGCGGCCTGCCGGTCCCGCACATGGGTTGGAACAGCCTTGCGCGCGCCGAGTCCGGCTTCGGCCTCGATGCAGGCGACCATCTCTATTTCGCGCACAGTTTCGCCTGCGACGCCAGCGCCGCGACGACGGCAGAGGTCGTTTATGGCCGGACGATCGCCGCGCTCGTCGCCAGCAACAATGTCTGGGGCGCGCAATTCCATCCCGAGCGTTCGGCGGAGCCGGGCGCCCGCTTCCTCAAGGCCTGGTTGTCGCAATGA
- a CDS encoding HisA/HisF-related TIM barrel protein translates to MILYPAMDLMRGEVVRLKQGRFDDATSYSADPAAALAAFAAAGATWAHVVDLDGAHAGTTVQHQAIMRLVRSGASLALQVGGGIRRRDEVARLLDAGVARVVVGSLAADDPRRVRGWLEEFGTEQLALALDVSLVRGNPVVMTAGWTKSAARSLWEVAAEFPPDVHLLVTDIGRDGMLEGPNLTLLDDVAERLPEARVQASGGVSSLDDLRRLSSAGVIVGRALWEGRFSLEEALDAVA, encoded by the coding sequence ATGATCCTCTATCCTGCGATGGACCTGATGCGCGGCGAAGTGGTGCGCCTGAAGCAGGGCCGCTTCGACGATGCGACATCCTATTCGGCCGATCCGGCCGCAGCGCTCGCGGCCTTCGCGGCGGCGGGCGCCACATGGGCGCACGTCGTCGATCTCGACGGCGCCCATGCCGGCACGACGGTCCAGCATCAGGCAATCATGCGCCTGGTCCGGTCCGGCGCGTCGCTCGCTCTTCAGGTCGGCGGCGGCATCCGCCGCCGCGACGAGGTCGCACGCCTGCTCGATGCCGGAGTGGCACGGGTGGTCGTCGGAAGCCTGGCGGCAGACGATCCGCGCCGCGTACGCGGCTGGCTCGAGGAATTCGGCACCGAGCAGCTGGCGCTCGCGCTCGACGTCTCGCTTGTCCGCGGCAATCCCGTCGTGATGACCGCTGGCTGGACGAAAAGTGCCGCCCGTTCGCTTTGGGAGGTCGCCGCGGAATTTCCGCCCGACGTGCATCTTCTCGTCACCGACATCGGCCGGGACGGCATGCTTGAGGGCCCCAATCTCACATTGCTCGACGACGTCGCAGAGCGGTTACCGGAAGCGCGGGTGCAGGCGTCCGGCGGCGTCTCTTCGCTCGACGATCTGCGACGTCTGTCGAGCGCCGGGGTGATCGTAGGCCGCGCCCTTTGGGAAGGACGCTTCTCGCTCGAAGAGGCGCTCGATGCTGTCGCATAG
- the hisF gene encoding imidazole glycerol phosphate synthase subunit HisF, protein MLSHRIIPCLDVRNGRVVKGVRFRDHRDAGDILTLAARYRDAGADELVFYDITASPDGRKLDAGWIRAIARMLDIPFAVAGGIRTRDDAAACLDAGADKVSINSPALERPSLIDELARDFGRQCVVVGIDSLATPDGRRVRQYSGSETRERDGGRETLDWAREASTRGAGEIVLNCMQRDGVRQGYDIDHSREVVEAVDIPVIASGGAGRPDHFRDVLMAGASGALAASVFHDGSIMIPNLKEYLASCGLPMRR, encoded by the coding sequence ATGCTGTCGCATAGGATCATTCCCTGTCTAGACGTGCGCAACGGCCGGGTCGTCAAAGGCGTCCGCTTCCGCGATCACCGGGATGCTGGCGATATCCTCACGCTTGCAGCGCGCTATCGCGACGCGGGCGCGGACGAGCTGGTCTTCTACGACATCACCGCGAGCCCAGATGGACGCAAGCTGGACGCGGGATGGATCCGCGCCATCGCGCGCATGCTCGACATACCCTTTGCCGTCGCCGGCGGAATACGCACCCGCGACGATGCCGCAGCCTGTCTCGATGCCGGCGCGGACAAAGTGTCGATCAATTCTCCGGCGCTGGAGCGGCCCTCGCTGATCGACGAACTAGCCCGCGATTTCGGGCGTCAGTGCGTGGTGGTCGGCATTGACAGTTTGGCGACACCGGATGGGCGGCGCGTTCGACAGTATAGCGGCTCCGAGACGCGTGAGCGCGACGGCGGCCGGGAGACGCTCGACTGGGCGAGAGAGGCAAGTACGCGCGGTGCGGGGGAAATCGTGCTCAACTGCATGCAGCGCGACGGCGTCCGCCAAGGCTATGATATCGACCATAGCCGCGAGGTGGTCGAGGCGGTCGATATCCCGGTCATCGCCTCTGGCGGCGCGGGACGTCCCGATCACTTCCGCGACGTACTCATGGCCGGCGCCAGCGGCGCGCTTGCCGCGAGCGTCTTTCATGACGGGTCGATCATGATCCCAAATCTCAAGGAGTATCTCGCGTCATGCGGTCTCCCGATGCGCCGCTAG
- the hisIE gene encoding bifunctional phosphoribosyl-AMP cyclohydrolase/phosphoribosyl-ATP diphosphatase HisIE yields MRSPDAPLDRGAVAALDWKKMDGLLPATVQDRGSRRVLMTGYMNRAALEATIATREVTFWSRSKARLWKKGETSGNILSGADVYCDCDGDALLVLATPAGPVCHEGTASCFAAAPHAGPGWLADLARIIAARGRVAGSESYTARLLAAGPQRIAQKVGEEGVELALAGAAGTAAECVSEAADLLYHVAVLLEARNIGWDDVVHELQIRHAKKSQSK; encoded by the coding sequence ATGCGGTCTCCCGATGCGCCGCTAGACCGGGGCGCGGTCGCCGCGCTCGACTGGAAAAAGATGGACGGGCTATTGCCGGCGACAGTCCAGGATCGCGGCTCGCGCCGCGTGCTGATGACGGGCTATATGAACCGCGCAGCCCTCGAGGCGACGATCGCCACTCGTGAGGTCACCTTCTGGAGCCGCTCCAAGGCTCGACTTTGGAAGAAGGGTGAGACTAGCGGCAATATCCTCTCCGGGGCCGACGTCTATTGCGATTGCGACGGCGATGCCTTGCTGGTGTTGGCGACGCCGGCCGGGCCGGTCTGCCACGAAGGCACGGCGAGCTGTTTCGCAGCGGCTCCCCATGCCGGTCCGGGCTGGCTCGCTGATCTGGCCCGCATCATTGCTGCGCGAGGACGCGTCGCCGGGTCGGAGAGTTACACGGCGCGGTTGCTCGCCGCCGGCCCGCAACGCATTGCCCAGAAGGTCGGCGAGGAGGGTGTCGAGCTCGCGCTCGCGGGTGCAGCGGGCACGGCCGCGGAGTGTGTGAGCGAAGCGGCAGACCTTCTATATCATGTCGCCGTCCTTCTCGAAGCACGCAACATTGGCTGGGACGATGTGGTGCACGAACTGCAGATCCGCCATGCTAAGAAAAGCCAATCGAAGTGA
- a CDS encoding inositol monophosphatase family protein gives MTDLREFAAFAERLADVGRRSALHWREQALETRDKRADGAFDPVTRADRETEAAMRAYIERHYPDHGINGEEMGAVAGSSPYGWSLDPIDGTRSFLCNLPSWSILVALLEQEQPVLGVIDIPMLGERLIGWASHCWRQKGEQRAIAKASGCRTLEQARISTTDPYLFSDQERNAFDRVRRAALLTRFGHDGFAYARLATGDIDLVLESGLEPHDRNALIPVVRAAGGAVSNWRGEHDFADGCLVAAASGELLRATVKLLQEA, from the coding sequence GTGACCGACCTTCGTGAGTTCGCCGCTTTTGCGGAGCGGCTGGCGGACGTCGGGCGGCGCAGCGCGCTCCACTGGCGCGAGCAGGCTTTGGAGACGCGCGACAAGCGGGCCGACGGCGCCTTCGATCCTGTCACCCGCGCCGACCGGGAAACGGAGGCCGCGATGCGCGCCTATATAGAGCGGCATTATCCCGACCATGGAATTAACGGGGAGGAAATGGGCGCCGTGGCCGGAAGCAGCCCCTACGGCTGGAGCCTCGACCCGATCGACGGTACACGATCGTTTCTCTGCAATCTCCCCTCCTGGAGCATTCTCGTCGCTCTGCTCGAGCAGGAACAGCCGGTCCTTGGCGTCATCGACATTCCGATGCTTGGCGAGCGGCTCATCGGCTGGGCCAGCCATTGCTGGCGACAGAAGGGCGAACAGCGCGCGATCGCGAAGGCCAGTGGTTGCCGCACCCTCGAGCAGGCGCGCATTTCAACCACGGATCCCTATCTTTTCTCGGATCAAGAACGAAATGCGTTCGATCGCGTGCGCAGGGCAGCGCTGTTGACCCGCTTCGGACACGACGGCTTCGCCTACGCTCGCCTTGCGACCGGCGACATCGATCTCGTCCTCGAATCTGGTCTCGAACCACATGACCGAAACGCTCTAATCCCCGTCGTACGCGCGGCTGGGGGAGCGGTCAGCAACTGGCGGGGCGAGCATGATTTTGCTGATGGCTGCTTGGTGGCCGCGGCATCCGGTGAGCTTCTGCGAGCTACCGTGAAGCTCTTGCAGGAGGCCTGA
- a CDS encoding sulfotransferase family protein, translated as MNRLLECSWSQGWSKVPSLEPEALVRKAVSRAGVAADIDMVGWRDRLTILCSDLHEHARLSPLGRTIAHGQLVGTLVSRFRAHALRRRYAEIDEVPITAPIILLGQMRSGSTRMQRLLACDPSLDSTRFYESWNPVSAGWPLLGMDDRKLRGWAGMASARLLNPEFDTIHPTGWNVPDEEIGLHNLSIFGTAFEAQWRVPNYAAKVEEGDSRGVYKEFRRFLQIIRWSRRDRRDRPWVLKVPQFAQDVSSLAEAFPDARFLYLARDPAQVIASSASLVCNQMMIQSNEVDPRWVAREWFRKVMLRSERLSASKALLRPALEIGFEEVANDWRQQIKRVYHMLGRDPQPQALFAMERYMRASAAHGKGHRYVQPDIDPSVLANVGRAALQSA; from the coding sequence TTGAATCGACTGCTTGAATGCAGCTGGAGCCAGGGCTGGAGCAAGGTGCCCAGCCTGGAGCCGGAAGCTCTTGTGCGGAAGGCGGTGTCTCGCGCGGGAGTCGCGGCCGACATCGATATGGTCGGATGGCGCGACCGGCTTACGATCCTGTGCAGCGATCTCCATGAACATGCGCGGCTCTCTCCGCTCGGACGGACGATAGCGCACGGACAATTGGTCGGCACGCTAGTCAGCCGTTTCCGGGCCCACGCATTACGACGCCGCTACGCCGAGATAGATGAAGTTCCAATCACCGCTCCGATCATCCTTCTGGGACAAATGCGGTCCGGCTCGACGCGCATGCAACGGTTGCTTGCATGCGACCCTTCTCTGGATTCCACCCGCTTTTACGAAAGCTGGAACCCGGTTTCAGCCGGTTGGCCCCTGCTCGGGATGGACGATCGCAAGTTGCGCGGGTGGGCGGGGATGGCCAGCGCCCGGCTGCTCAATCCCGAATTCGATACCATTCATCCGACCGGCTGGAATGTGCCGGACGAGGAGATCGGACTGCACAACCTGTCGATCTTCGGTACGGCCTTCGAGGCGCAGTGGCGCGTGCCCAATTATGCGGCCAAAGTAGAGGAGGGCGACAGCAGGGGCGTCTATAAGGAGTTCCGCCGCTTCCTGCAGATCATCCGATGGTCGCGTCGCGACCGACGCGACCGGCCCTGGGTGTTGAAGGTGCCGCAATTTGCGCAGGATGTCAGCTCGCTCGCCGAAGCATTTCCTGACGCACGCTTCCTCTATCTCGCTCGCGACCCGGCTCAAGTCATCGCCTCGTCGGCGTCCCTGGTGTGCAACCAGATGATGATTCAGTCGAACGAGGTCGATCCGCGCTGGGTCGCCCGGGAATGGTTTCGAAAGGTGATGCTCAGGAGTGAGCGGCTATCCGCGTCCAAAGCCTTGCTCCGCCCGGCGCTCGAGATTGGCTTCGAGGAAGTCGCGAACGACTGGAGGCAACAAATTAAGCGTGTCTATCACATGCTCGGGCGAGACCCACAGCCCCAGGCTCTATTCGCAATGGAACGATACATGCGTGCGTCTGCGGCGCATGGCAAAGGCCATCGCTACGTTCAGCCGGACATCGACCCTTCCGTCCTGGCGAACGTTGGTAGGGCTGCGCTGCAATCGGCATGA
- a CDS encoding Hsp20 family protein, whose protein sequence is MRNDFDLTAYRRSTIGFDRLFDILEGRMRAEAGDNYPPFDLEKLSDDRYRITLAVAGFGPDDIEIVAKQGELLVTGRKTEDRGNGDYLHRGIAARPFERRFELADFVEVRSAEFANGLLTILLEREIPEAMKPRKIPIAGANPQLSTVEPEREAA, encoded by the coding sequence ATGAGAAACGACTTCGACCTGACCGCATATCGCCGCTCCACCATCGGCTTCGACCGTCTCTTCGACATTCTTGAAGGTCGCATGCGCGCCGAAGCGGGCGACAACTACCCGCCCTTCGATCTGGAGAAGCTCAGCGACGACCGCTATCGCATCACGCTCGCGGTCGCAGGCTTCGGTCCGGACGATATCGAGATCGTCGCGAAGCAGGGTGAACTCCTCGTCACGGGCCGCAAGACCGAAGACCGCGGCAACGGCGACTATCTCCATCGCGGGATCGCGGCCCGGCCGTTCGAGCGCCGCTTCGAGCTGGCCGACTTCGTCGAGGTTCGCTCGGCGGAGTTCGCAAACGGCCTCCTCACGATCTTGCTGGAACGCGAGATCCCCGAGGCCATGAAGCCGCGCAAGATTCCGATCGCAGGTGCCAATCCGCAGCTGAGCACCGTAGAGCCGGAACGCGAAGCCGCCTGA